In Monomorium pharaonis isolate MP-MQ-018 unplaced genomic scaffold, ASM1337386v2 scaffold_77, whole genome shotgun sequence, the genomic window CTATTGGGGACTTCCAGGAGCAGAGCCCCTGTCTGCGCCCTTCTGGGCCTGACCTCGGAGACCCCGAGAGACGCCAGGTCTATCTTTGACCTGGCCTCCCTCAGGGTCTCCGCATAGGCCCCATCCTCGCACGTGACGGCGACCGCCCGGGTGGCCGGCGTCCTCCTCGCCTTGCCACCCGACGCGCGTCGCACCGTCACGTCGGCGGCTGCCGCCGGGGGGGCGGAGGGCACCGGAGCCCCCCGCCCATCCCCGGCAGCACCGCCCTTACCCTTACCTTTATCCTTACCCCGCCGGGCAGCACCACCCCGGGCCCCCGAGGGGGCGGCGGAGGCGACGCTCGCATACGAGCGAGTCGCCCCGCCGCCCCCCGGAGGAACCGGGGCGGGGCCCGCGCCGGAGGCCGCCCCGCCCGCGCCCGCCGGCCCAACGGCCGGCGGGCCCGGCGCAGCAGCCCCCGCCGGCGCAGGACCAGAGGTGCCCGCACCCGAGCCCCCGGGTCCCCTGCCCccctttttcttcctcttctttttttggcGACCCTTGCCGCCGCCGTCCCCATCGCCGCCCTCACCCccgggaggaggaggagaaggggcCCCAGCCGTCCCGCCGGCGACGGGGAGGGAGGGGCCGCCCAGCGGACCAGCCGCGGACGGCCCACCCCCCCCGACGCCGCCGGACCGGCGGGCCCCCCGACCCGCGGCTGCGGCCACCACCCCGGGTCTCTCGGCCAGCCACTCCCCAAAAATGGCGTCCAGCCGGGCCATGAAGGCCGCTTTGAGGTCCACCCCGGCGAGCAAGCGCCCAATTTGGGCGCTCACGGCCCCCTCGTCCGGGATgctcctctccctcccccccagCGTGGGGAGCACGAGCGGGGGGAGCGCGACCAACCCGCCGCCGCCCCCGCCGCCCGGTCCCCCCCCCGTCCCGCGGGTCCCCTCGCCCAGGACCGGCCCGCCCTCGCCTCTCCCCACCGACCGCGGCGGGGAAGGGGGCGGGTCCATGTCCATCGCCGTGTGTCCCTCGACGCACGGCAGAGAGAGCCGCGTCTCACGAGTCCCCCCGTGCGGGGACGGCGATCCAAACCTAGCGGCCGCCTGTCGCCGCTCCAAGGACGGCAGTTCGGCCGCCCTATCCCGGAGGGCCCGGTTCTCCTCCCTGAGCTGGCCGCTCTCTTTCCGAGCGGCCTCCAACTCTCTCCGGAGAGCGGCCATCTCATCGGCCTCCCTCTCCTCCGGCGGCTTTTGAGCCTGCAGCGACAGCAGCGTAGCACACGCCGCTGCCCTGCAGGTCTCCTCCCTAATTTGCTTCGCGATGCTGCCTTTTAGGCCCTTGGAAATTCCAGTGCACTTAAGCACGGCCTCGACACTCATCGCGATAGCAGCAGCCAGGTCATTGACCGGCGCCCTCCGGTACTCCTCCGCGTACCTTTCCATCATACCGGACCCCTGTTTCCGGAGCTTCTCCGAAAGCCCGGTCATGGGGTCCAGTATGGCCCTTTCTTCCTCTAGGGCCAACTCCTTACGGGAAGCCTCCACCAGGCGCTCCTTGGCCCGAGCCAATTGAGCAAAATCGCCTGTGGTGGCTggcctccccctcccctttccCTTCTCTCCCTCCTTGACGGGGCCACCCCCGCCCACTGATGGCTCACCGCCGCTGTCCAACACAGTGTCCGAAATTTCGGCCACCGTGGAGACCAGCGACGGCGCTGGCGAGACGCCTCCCTCCCTGCCTCCCGCGGCAGTCTCGCCTCTGGCCAACTTTCGTGAGCGGCCCTCATCCGCGTGGGACTCCTCCTCCGACTCGGAGTCACTCGCTAATCCTAATCTGCGCTTATAGCGCTTCCCCTTACCCGACACAAAAGACATTATGAAAAGAAATGTAGAGTATCCCGCTTCCCATCACGGCTCCACCGACCGGGCGTGCCCTCACCCACCCGAGGACCAATAAATTGGCCCCGGGACGGGGCCCCGAGTTCCCCCGGGGGGTCGGCATATGCCTCGGGCCGGGGGAATAACCATCCCCGGCACTGGGCTCCCGCCCCTTACTGACCCGCGGACCGGGGCATCAAGGCCCACGGCATCGCGGGCTTTCAGGGGTCCCGGGCCTCCGACGTCCCGGGCACCGTGATGGGTGGCGCCACCCGGGGGGCCCCACGGACGGATGGGTCCCAGGAGGCTGCGCCTCCTCCAGGGACTTGCCCGCCGTGGCGACCGGCACGCCCCCCCTCCGCGGGGCAATGCCCTCCACGGAGAGGGAGCTCCGCCTACCCGCCGAGACGACTTCGAGGGGACGCAGGAGCCGTCCCGACGGGTTACCCGTCCCACGTCGCCGCCAGGCCCAGACCTCGGGTTACCCCCAAGCGGCCCCGGCGGCCCAATCCCCGGGCCCCGACCTCGGAGTAAGTCCGAGCGGCCCCGGGAACCGTCCCATCCCTTGTCGCCGGGCCCCGACCCCGGAAACGTCCGGGCGGCCCCGGCGACCTCCCCAGTCACATACCCATCCCCGGGGAAAGGAAAGGGAGGCGGAAGAGGGAGGAGAAGGGGCCCCGAAAGGCGGAGCCCCCCCACACACCCCACCACCgccaccccctcccccccacGCGCCAAAGAGAGGAAGCGGGGTTCTCCAAATGGAGGGCCCCCCCTCTCCGGCGCTCCCCCCCAGGTTCCCTCTCCCTGGGCCCCCCCAAAGGATCGGGACTCCCCGAACCGGGGGGAGGATAGAAATCCTCCCCTAACGGTGCCGGTTCACCGGGGGTTTGAAGTCGGGGTCCCCATCCCCTACCAGCGATGGGACTTATCCCCTCTAGCGGGGAGCCCTAAGGAGTCGCTGGCCACCTCTTGTGCGGGAACCATCCAGGTCGAAGACCCGGGCGGGCCCCGCACCGTGCGCTCTTAGACCCCCAGCGGCCCGCGGCCCGTCTCCCAAGCGGACAAGTCCGCCCAGGATCGGGGCCCAGAGCCACCGGGAGAGCCCTCTCACCACGACAAGGTGGCGCACAACGAGAgggaacctaacctaacctaacctaacctaacctaacctaacctaacctaacctaacctaacctaacctaacctaacctaaccctaacctaacctaacctaacctaacctaacctaacctaacctaacctaacctaacctaacctaacctaacctaacctaacctaacctaacctaacctaacctaacctaacctaacctaacctaacctaaccgaaccgaacctaacctaaccgaacctaacctaacctaacctaacctaacctaaccgaACCTAACCCTAAccgaacctaacctaacctaacctaacctaacctaaacctaacctaacctaaccgaacctaacctaacctaacctaacctaacctaacctaacctaacctaacctaacctaacctaacctaacctaacctaacctaacctaacctaacctaacctaacctaacctaacctaacctaacctaacctaacctaacctaacctaacctaacctaacctaacctaaccgaacctaacctaacctaacctaacctaaccgaacctaacctaacctaacctaacctaacctaacctaacctaacctaacctaacctaacctaacctaacctaacctaacctaacctaacctaacctaacctaacctaacctaacctaacctaacctaacctaacctaacctaacctaacctaacctaacctaacctaacctaacctaacctaacctaacctaacctaacctaacctaacctaacctaacctaacctaacctaacctaacctaacctaaccctcttaggtttaaaaaagttaggtttgcaaaaagttaggtttgcaaaaagttaggtttgcaaagagggttaggtttgcaaagagggttaggtttgcaaagagggttaggtttgcaaagagggttaggtttgcaaaaagttaggtttgcaaaaagttgggtctcaaTAAAGTTGGGTCTCAAGAAAGATGAGTCTCAAAAAACTTGgtcctaaaaaaaattgggtCTCAAAAAAGTTGGGTCCCAAAAAATTTGGgtctgaaaaaagttgggtctcaaaaaagttgggtctaaaaaaagttaggtttgaaaaaagtttggtctgaaaaaaattaggtCTGAAAAGGATTAGgtctgaaaaaagttgggtctcaaTAAAGttaagttaggtttgaaaaaagttaggtctcaaaaaagttgggtctccaaaaagttaggttgcaaaaatcccggtaaaagtaaaaaaaattcttttttccaaccaaaaagtaggagagagggttggtcaagaggaccaaagttgctcctctcgtcgagttctataaggacgcaatgtcaaatcccggtgaaagtaaaaaaaattattttttacaaccaaaaagtaagagttagagggttggtcaagaggaccaaagttgctcctctcgtcgagttctataaggacgcaatgtcaaatcccggtaaaagtaaaaaaaattattttttcgaccaaaaagtaagagatagagggttggtcaagaggaccaaagttgctcctctcgtcgagttctataaggacgcagtgtgaaattccggtgaaagtaaaaaaaattattttttacgaccaaaaagtaagagatagagagttgatcaagaggaccaaagttgctcccctcgtcgagttctataaggacgcaatgtcaaactCCGTTgaaagtgaaaaaattattttttccaaccaaaaagtaagagatagagggttggtcaagaggaccaaagttgctcccctcgtcgagttctataaggacgcaatgtcaaactCCGGTgaaagtgaaaaaattattttttccaaccaaaaagtaagagatagagggttggtcaaaaggaccaaagttgctcccctcgtcgagttctataaggacgcaatgtcatattccggtgaaagtaaaaaaattattttttacgaccaaaaagtaagagatagagggttggtcaagaggaccaaagttgctcccctcgtcgagttctataaggacgcaatgtcatattccggtgaaagtaaaaaaattattttttacgaccaaaaagtaagagatagagggttggtcaagaggaccaaagttgctcctctcgtcgagttctataaggacgcagtgtgaaattccggtgaaagtaaaaaaaattattttttacgaccaaaaagtaagagatagagggttggtcaagaggaccaaagttgctcgtctcgtcgagttctataagggcgcaatgtcaaatcccggtgaaagtaaaaaaaattatttttttcaaccaaaaagtaagagatagagggttggtcaagaggaccaaagttgctcccctcgtcgagttctataaggacgcaatgtcatattccggtgaaagtaaaaaaattattttttacgaccaaaaagtaagagatagagggttggtcaagaggaccaaagttgctcccctcgtcgagttctataaggacgcaatgtcatattccggtgaaagtaaaaaaattattttttacgaccaaaaagtaagagataaagggttggtcaagaggaccaaagttgctcctctcgtcgagttctataaggacgcagtgtcaaatcccggtaaaagtaaaaaaaattattttttacgaccaaaaagtaagagttagagggttggtcaagaggaccaaagttgctcctctcgtcgagttctataagggcgcaatgtcaaatcccggtgaaagtaaaaaaaatatttttttcaaccaaaaagtaagagatagagagttggtcaagaggaccaaagttgctcccctcgtcgagttctataaggacgcaatgtcatattccggtgaaagtaaaaaaattattttttacgaccaaaaagtaagagatagagggttggtcaagaggaccaaagttgctcccctcgtcgagttctataaggacgcaatgtcatattccggtgaaagtaaaaaaattattttttacgaccaaaaagtaagagatagagggttggtcaagaggaccaaagttgctcctctcgtcgagttctataaggacgcagtgtgaaattccggtgaaagtacaaaaaattattttttacgaccaaaaagtaagagatagagggttggtcaagaggaccaaagttgctcccctcgtcgagttctataaggacgcaatgtcatattccggtgaaagtaaaaaaattattttttacgaccaaaaagtaagatagagggttggtcatgaggaccaaagttgctcctctcgtcgagttctataagggcgcaatgtcaaatcccggtgaaagtaaaaaaaatatttttttcaaccaaaaagtaagagatagagggttggtcaagaggaccaaagttgctcctctcgtcgagatctataagggcgcaatgtcaaatcccggtgaaagtaaaaaaaattattttttacgaccaaaaaataagagttagagggttggtcaagaggaccaaagttgctcctctcgtctagttctataaggacgcaatgtcaaatcccggtaaagataaaaaaaattattttttcgtccaaaaagtaagagatagagggttggtcaagaggaccaaagttgctcctctcgtcgagttctataagggcgcaatgtcaaatcccggtgaaagtaaaaaaaatatttttttcaaccaaaaagtaagagatagagggttggtcaagaggaccaaagttgctcccctcgtcgagttctataaggacgcaatgtcatattccggtgaaagtaaaaaaattattttttacgaccaaaaagtaagagatagagggttggtcaagaggaccaaagttgctccactcgtcgagttctataaggacgcaatgtcatattccggtgaaagtaaaaaaattattttttacgaccaaaaagtaagagatagagggttggtcatgaggaccaaagttgctcctctcgtcgagttctataaggacgcagtgtgaaattccggtgaaagtaaaaaaaattattttttacgaccaaaaagtaagagatagagggttggtcaagaggaccaaagttgctcctcccgtcgagttctataaggacgcaatgtcaaatcccggtgaaagtaaaaaaaattattttttacgaccaaaaagtaagagatagaaggttggtcaagaggaccaaagttgctcctctcgtcgagttctataaggacgcaatgtcaaatcccggtgaaagtaaaaaaaattattttttacgaccaaaaaataagagttagagggttggtcaagaggaccaaagttgctcctctcgtctagttctataaggacgcaatgtcaaatcccggtaaagataaaaaaaattattttttcgtccaaaaagtaagagatagagggttggtcaagaggaccaaagttgctcctctcgtcgagttctataaggacgcagtgtgaaattccggtgaaagtacaaaaaattattttttacgaccaaaaagtaagagatagagggttggtcaagaggaccaaagttgctcctctcgtcgagttctataaggacgcaatgtcaaatcccggtaaaagtaaaaaaaattatttttttcgaccaaaaagtaagagatagagggttggtcaagaggaccaaagttgctcctctcgtcgagttctataaggccgcaatgtcaaatcccgcgaaagtaaaaaaattattttttcgaccaaaaagtaagagatagagtgttggtcaagaggaccaaagttgctcctctcgtcgagttctataaggccgcaatgtcaaatcccggtgaaagtaaaaaaaattattttttacgaccaaaaagtaagagatagagggttggtcaagaggaccaaagttgctcctctcgtcaaattctataaggacgcaatgtcaaattccggtgaaagtaaaaaaaattatttttttcgaccaaaaagtaagagatagagggttggtcaagaggaccaaagttgctcctctcgtcgagttctataaggccgcaatgtcaaatcccgcgaaagtataaaaagttattttttccaaccaaaagtaagagatagagggttggttaagaggaccaaagttgcttcTCTCGTcaagttctataaggacgcaatgtcaaaccccggtgaaagtaaaaaaattattttttccaaccaaaaagtaagagatagagagtTGGTCAAGAgaaccaaagttgctcctctcgtcgagttctataaggataAAATGTCAAGGGCTGgtggacaaaaaaaaaactttaacaaattGTACAGGCCAAGCGGTAAGAGATACGAGGTTGGCCGAGAGGACCAAaattgctcctctcgtcgagttctataagaaaaaaatgccaAAGTCCGGTggacgaataaaaaaatttttaacgaattgTTCAGGCTAAACGGTAAGAGATACGAGTTTGGGCGAGAGGACCAAaattgctcctctcgtcgagtgctataagaagaaaatgcaaaagttcaaaaattattagtttccAAAATTCTCGAAAATTCAAACGCTTGCGCCGGCCAAACGGTAAGAGATACGAGTTTGGAccagaggaccaaagttgctcctttCGACGAGATCTACGAGGACCAAGCAGTGGTGCAAGATCGTGGGACTTCTCGCGCACGCGCAGTAACGCCAGTCCGAACAGCCACTCAGTAGCGTACGTATTCTTTTGAAGAGAATGGTATTATTAGGATCTTTACAGGAAAGTATAGgaatcatataaaaaacgtataggaaatgtaaaaaatagaacaaaaatctttatcaataaaataatatggcataatactaataataaagtttattaagtgCGTCTGCAACCTACTTACTTCATGAATATCAACATTTGTTGCATGGGTAAGGGAAATTGCAGAAAACCTTACCAATATTCCAAAacaaatacatttacatataaatatttattaatatataaaatataattaaaatattatgacaAACATTTCAACAaagtaattaaacaattttttgtgtaatttttaataaaagtatacaaattgtaataaataagta contains:
- the LOC118648827 gene encoding homeotic protein female sterile-like, encoding MSFVSGKGKRYKRRLGLASDSESEEESHADEGRSRKLARGETAAGGREGGVSPAPSLVSTVAEISDTVLDSGGEPSVGGGGPVKEGEKGKGRGRPATTGDFAQLARAKERLVEASRKELALEEERAILDPMTGLSEKLRKQGSGMMERYAEEYRRAPVNDLAAAIAMSVEAVLKCTGISKGLKGSIAKQIREETCRAAACATLLSLQAQKPPEEREADEMAALRRELEAARKESGQLREENRALRDRAAELPSLERRQAAARFGSPSPHGGTRETRLSLPCVEGHTAMDMDPPPSPPRSVGRGEGGPVLGEGTRGTGGGPGGGGGGGLVALPPLVLPTLGGRERSIPDEGAVSAQIGRLLAGVDLKAAFMARLDAIFGEWLAERPGVVAAAAGRGARRSGGVGGGGPSAAGPLGGPSLPVAGGTAGAPSPPPPGGEGGDGDGGGKGRQKKKRKKKGGRGPGGSGAGTSGPAPAGAAAPGPPAVGPAGAGGAASGAGPAPVPPGGGGATRSYASVASAAPSGARGGAARRGKDKGKGKGGAAGDGRGAPVPSAPPAAAADVTVRRASGGKARRTPATRAVAVTCEDGAYAETLREARSKIDLASLGVSEVRPRRAQTGALLLEVPNRDGQDGADRLAEKLRQVLEGKKGVRVTQPVKMAELRLGGLEESVTPDEISRALADKGGCPVGDIKLGEPRRAPGGLFTVWARCPLAAANRIAAVDGGRLVVGGWFRVRAELLGVRPLQCFRCLQRGHVRSVCGSKEDRSDTCYRCGGAGHRAAGCTAPVKCPVCARAGRPCGHRVGGPQCGAPVVRGGLPPAREARSGAAAPGNAGSGGPPSGGSSPVLGGAAAAVAAAATEGPMEVDPLPEGGGGPPLPQRESRDDPKGAEDASLSVHNAP